The nucleotide sequence AAAGGGGACCCACAACCGCCATTTTGGAACAAAGGGGGCGTGGAGAACCAGGCCGAAGAACCAGCCGGAAGCGGAAGTGCCAGGGCGTCGGGCGAAAAGGAGGAGTTGCGGGGCTCATCTATACAATCTCCTTTCCAGATTAAAAAACGCATAAATCCATGAGACGACACCAGGCGAGCCCGCCGCGCCAGCGCCGCCTCCAAAGCGGACCACTCTGGGCGCTGAGCGGAGCGCGGTGCGCATGCGTCCGGGTCGGCGcccgccgcccccaccccgccgcgCGTGGCTCGCCGCGCGGTCACGTGAGCGAGGCGCGCGCTGCGGgacgggggggaggggggggtgcGCCGCGCGGCCCTGAGAAGAGGGAGAAGCGACGGGGAAAATGGCGGGGGACACGGAGGGAAGCCAAGAGCCGCCCCGCCCGCTACCCCTCTCCCCCGGCACTCTCACCTTGCTTATTCTCGTTGAGCTGCCGCTCGAACTCGTCGAAGTCCGACATACTGAGGCGGCCGCGTAGGGCGCTGTGCAGCTTTCGCTTCGCCTTGCCGCGCGCCCGCTCCGGCCGCTTCGGCTACTTCCGCCGCTAGCTTCGGCTACTTCCGGCCGCCGCCGGCGCTCCGCCACCTCCTACCTAATCAAGGCCTGgctgcccgccccgccccgccccggctcCGCCCCTCCCCGCCTGCGCGCCCGCAAGGTGTCCCTCCCCCCAGGGTCTGGCTCCGAAACGCGTCGGCTATTTCCGGACCGTAGAGGAAAGCGTCTGGAGTGGGGACTACGGCTGCTTCCGAAAACACCCGAAGTGAGGGTTTCACGGACTCTCCCAAGTTTTCGTAACTTTTCGGATATTAGCTCTTCCACGTTCGGATGTTTTCGGAGGTCCTCGCGTTCCTCTGCACCCAGGCCCCTCTGAGAATCCGGCTTCTTCTGAAAATTCAAACCGTCCCTTTGCGCTGATTCTCCCCGCTCTTCTCCGCCGGCCCAGTCCAAGCGAATCGGCTACTTCCGACAGTCCTAACCGTCCCGGATTCGGCACTTTCCGAAGGTTTCCAGCGCTCGCCTTCGGACCCAGTCAGAGATCAAGCTGTTTCCAAACTTCGGCTCCTTCCGGAGATTCCAGTggcaccctcctcccctcccggAGAACTTCGGCTCCTTCCGCCACCACTTCGGGatgaccccccccccccgactCACGGGTGACAGCTTCGGCTTTTTCCGTCAGTGCTTCGGCTCCTTCCGGCTCCGGGAACCGAAaagggagggaggacggaggcgAGGTGGGTCAGGGGAGAGGAAACGGAGAAGGGCAGCGTCCCAGCTCTCGGCACCTGACTCTCcgggtggggaaaggggagggaaaaaaGGGCCGCTCCTGTGGAGGGCCTAAGAAGGCTGCGCGAGACAAAAGCAGCCAGCGGGGTAAAGGGTGCGCGCGGCCGCTGCGGAGGTTGCCAGCGCGGCTTTGTGCGCCTGCGCAGGGTGAAagagggcggggggggggggcagatGGGCTTCTGCGCCTGCGTAGACGTCGGTCTGAGGCGCGGTTTCTCAGCTGCTCCTGAaaggcacccccacccccgcttccAGAGCCCTCAGCGCGCGTGCGCGAGTCTTCCCCTTCCCCCGGGGAGGGCCCCGCTTTCCCGACCGTTAAGCAAGACCGCCCCTCTACTAGTTGCCGTGGCGACCGCGCAGGCGCCGCGAGCGACGCAGCGGACACTTCCGGGAGATGGATAATCTCGCGATACCACCTCCTAACGGAGTCGTCAGCTCGGAGGTTTCCGGCTGCCCGGGCCGGCCACCTCCGTTGGAGGTCATGGAGTCCCTCCTCCTGCCGCCGCGCCTCTGGTCCCAGTATCCCAGCGGGTAGTGCTCACGCACTTTCCCTGGAGTGCTGCCCCGCCCCCGAGTTCCCCAGGGCACAgctgcctcccctcccacccctgcctttgCGGGGGGCTAATTACATCCTGTCTCGCCCAGTTCCCCGGCTCCCGCCTGACGGTCCGCGCTCCGAATCCTCCAGAGCCCCCGTCACCGTCTCCGCGGCAACGGCCACCCCCTGCCCAGGAAAAGGCCGGGGCCTAGTTTATTCCaaattttatcatctttttaatttaaattatcttAATAGCTCTGTCTCACGTGGACTCGGGCGGTCTCGGAAGGCGGGTGGGAAGCTCGCTGCGGGGCTGGGGTGCGGACGGGGTATGTACAGTGGCCTCGCCCCGCAGGGTCCCGCAGCTTCCCAGGAGGGAGGGCCCAGCGAGGGCAGGATGGTGCCGCTCAGATGCGGGGGTGCCAGTGGTCAGGGAAGACAGAACCGGGCCCTGGATGGTGGTTCTCTTGGAAGCGGGACTAGGCGAGGACCgcccccaacccagggaaggCGGAGGGCAGGGTGGACTCTAGGGCTGTGAGAGGCCCAGGGGACAGACCTATatacagggggcctggggagggggtggcggtCCGAGCGGAAACGAGCCGCCCTCGTGGGGGCCCACCGCCCGTGCACACGCGGGCCCCGAGCGCCGGGCGAGGGAAGCAGGAGCTGGAGGGCGGGCGCCAGGCTAGGTGGGGTGGGATCACCGCTTGAAGCGGTACGTGATGGGAAGCAGCAGCTTGCTCTTCTTGAGGGCCTGCACCTTCTTGAGGGTCTCCTCGTCCAGGGCCAGGAAGCAGCGGCGCGAGTACTCGAGCAGGCGCTCCTTGGAGGGGTCGAACTCGCCCACCTCGGCCAGCTTCTCCGGGGCCACGATGAGCAGCTCCGCGATGGGCGTGGTCAGCGCCACCGTGTTGCGGTCCACTCGGTGGTGCTCGAAGGCCCGAGACATGCTCTTCAACTTCTGGAAGGTGCCCAGGATCTTCTTGTAGCGGCAGAGGACCCCATCTGCGTCCTTCACTGCAAGCCGAGGGCAGGGGAGAGAGTTGGGGGTACAGAGACGGGGCGGGGGGAGTGGGAGGCAGAAAGGGGAAGCAGGAAGCCCAGGAGGCTAGCTGTGAGTTACagaagatgggagaaggggagacaAGCAGGCCCGGGGAGGGCTCGAGTGCGGGGAAGGGCTGCGTTCCTCCCAGTCCTCCTGGGCTACTGCCGCCTCCCCTGGAGCCTGAGGCTCAGGAGGGTGGGCCGTAACTCCAGGACTATAAACCAGGACCACCCACGGAGGCCCAGTCAGTCAACCAGGTCTGATCTGGTCTGTTTGCCGAtggaggggcggggagagggaAGCTCACACAGACCCCCAGCCCCTCGCGTCCCCCACTCACCCCGCTGCCTCTCCCGGGCCTTGGGCTTCCCGAAGCGCCGCCGGCCTGGGCCTCCTTTCTgcttctgcctcttcctctccaCGGTGCTGCCTTCTTCAGATGCTCCGCTGAGGGAGGAGGCAGCTGACTCGGGGTCTGAGGCCTCGCCCCCGGTCCCCCCTCGGCCGTCCCCCTCGGCCCGCCGAGGCCCGGGCTTCCCCCGGCAGTGGTCGTCTGGAGAGAGGCGGGAAGACACGCACACGCATGAACTGCGGGAAGAGGACAGCGAGGGGCGGGTGGCAGGTCACAGAGTCCCCAGGAAAGGGGGTCTCCCAGGAGGAAGTGCAGCACAGACGCCCAGCTGAACACAGTACACTAGGCCGGGATTTGGGGGTCCTGGGTGGGGCGTGGCCTGAGGATGCTCAGACTTGGTGCAAGAGGTCTGGGGGAGGGGCCCAGTGGACCAGGCCAGTACCACGGGGACCTCAGGAGAGAGTGATTTTGTGGGGTTCTCACAGTGGAGGAGTTTTCTGGGGACCCAGTGAGGCCTCCAGAAGAGTGGAGGCAGGCAAGGCCTCGCTGAGGCTGTGGGGTTCATACCCCAAAAGAAATAGTGTCTGGGTCTAGTTACCTGGGAAGGGCATGCCCCCGCCCTTACCCAGACCAGGAAGCTGCCCAGGTTCTGATGCAGGCCCTCCCTCTTGACAGCGGGTTCGGAGCCCGGTGCTGGTCTTCCCACGAAGAAAGTCCAGGGGCCCCTGCCCCTGACCATCCTGTGTGGGTTTCCCCAGCATCCGGGACGGATGGTGGTAGGCCCCAGCAACCCAGGCTAGAGGTGGCGCCAGAGCACAGGGGTCCCCAATGAGGTAGGTGTTGAGAAAAACCGTAGGGCCCTCGCCCTAACTCTCAGATGACTTCCCAGAGAGGGAAGCTTTCGAGGGAGCCAGCCAGGGGTTGACCACCagtgagggagaggagagacTGGATCCTCCAGGCCACTGCTAAAGATGCAGGGCAGGAAAGCCCCCTTGGGGAGGGGTCGGGGCAGTGCTCAGGACCCAGACAAGCAGGCCATAGTCCCGCCCATCAGCAGAAGAATTCAagcaggaaggaggctgggctTGGAGCCCACGGAGAGCCACCAAAGGAGTGTGAATGCAAGAGCACGGTGTCCCTGAGAAGGGTGGAGCTGGGCCCCCTGGGGAGGGGGGGACACCCTCACCTGCGTCCAGGCGGGCAGAGGAAATGAACTTGTCCAGCTGGCACCGCAGGAAGTCCCGCTCCTCCTCCAGGTCCTCAATGCGCTTCTGCAGCCAGGAGTTCCTCTCCAGGGCCAGGTGCAGCTGGGCCCGGACGCCGTTCATCAGGGCCGCTGTAGGGGAGGCAGCCTCCGACGGCTCTAGGGGCGGTCGGCCCTGGTCACACCCCAGGACTCAGTGACCCTGGCTGAACCCCCTCGGGACTCAGTCCCCCTCCAGTCCACTCACCCTCGAAGTTCCCCCTAGAGGGGCTCAGGCTGTAAAAGATCTGCGGGTCCAGGTGGGGCGTCTCATCGAAGGGGATGGAAATCTCCAAGGCCTCGCTGTCCTTCTTCACTGGAGAAGAGAGCCTAAGCTCACCCAAGGGAGGTCCTGGGGCCTCGGACCAGACCCCAGCCAGGGAGGAAAGGGCAGGGACCGGGGTGGGTGGAGCAGGGCCCGGGTTCCTCACCTGGCCTCCTCCGGCTGTTCATGGTGCGGCCTTCAGCAGACCCCGGCAGCTGAGCGCCTCAGGGCCACTGGACAAAAAGGGCAGCCACAGATGGAGGAACACAGACGGGCTTCTGGGGGGCATTCCGGGGGACCTGGGGCTCTCGACGTGGGGAGGGCTGTTTGAAGGCCGGGACTCGTGGGTCTGACGGAGGCGGGCAGACTGAGGACACCTGGGGTTACaaactcccaggctctagggaGTGGGGAGCTGGAGGAAGGAGGACCCGTGGGGTCGACGGAGCAGGGTTCTCCTGGTCGAAGTAGGCCAACAGGGTCTCGACACAGGTCACTGGCCTAGGAGAGTGCCCCAACTTCCAGGCGCTGGGTGGAGACCCCAACCACGGGCGGGCCTCCCCGCCCACGGGTAACCCCCCAGGCTCGTGCGGGCGAGCACCGGCCTGTCGCCCGCGGGGGGCTGGGCGCGCGCGACGCGGGAGAAGATCACGCGTGGGGATGCGCCGCCCCCGCCCTTTGTCCCGCGGGCGGGAGGACGGGCGGCGGCGAGTGGTCCCCGCGGGGAATAAGCCTGGCCGCAGGTGCGGACGCGGCCACCACCCCCCAGTGCCCGGGGCCGGGCTGTCCGGGGCCCCCCGCTCACCCACCCGCGCGCGGAATCCGGCCCGGGGACCGACGGCGGCGGCGCCCATGCCCGGCGCCGGGGAGCGTCTGCAAAGTGTGACAGGGAGCGAAAGGAAGCGACCACCCACCCGCGGGCGGGGCGGAGGCGGCGGTGAGTCTCGGAGACGGGCGACGAAGAGGGCCGGCAGCCGGGGCCTCCCGGTGCGCAGGTGGCCTGCCTCCTCTCGGAGTCCCGGGTCCCCGTTAAGCCGGCCGTTTGCGGCGGAGACTCGGGCCGCACTTGCGCGATGGCCCCTTGCAGGACTCCCCCCCGCCCTCGGCGAAGCCTGGTCAGGGAACGTCACGAAATTCCTAATTCCTGGAGAGCTGGCGGCTCCCGGGGTCACCCGAATGGGTGAGGAGGCGCCGGGTCGGATTTGGGAGAGGCAGGGAGACGTAGGGAACAGCCGGGAAGGTTGAGGATCCCCTTAAGAGAGATGCTGAGAACTGGCCGGAGTGGACCCCCGCGACCCGTTCCTGTATCTCCCCTGGGCTGAGCACGCAGGACCCCAGGCTTCCCGGGGCCCTTAGAGTAGTGAGTTACCCCTCCCCGAAAATAAAGGCCTAAAAACCAGTCCCTGCCCACGTGTTATTAAGAGCTGGCTTTGCAACTTTCGGGACCTAGATCCCAGTCCTGGCCTCTCCTTCGCAGCCtcggttttctcacctgtaaagtggggcGATTATAATCCCTTTTAGGTCTGTTGTGGGGATAAAATGATACGACGCTCAGCCCAGCGCCTGGCCGGGGCCAGAACTCAAGCTCGGGACCCTATGAATGTTATCTGGAGTCAGATTATGGGATGCTCCCTCTCTAAGGAGTAGAGACAACTGGTTTTCTCCTCCACCCAACAAGAGGTCGGAAGAGATGAGGCCccgcacagtgcctgacacaacTCCGACACGCAAAGAAAACTCGGTGAGAGGACAGGTGTTTATTCGGCTTCTGCCCCAGCGCCAcctgcctctcctccctctctccggTAGCTTCCGTGCTCCAGAATTCCTACCGGCCCTTAAGAGAGCAGTGCTTTTTAACCCTACATTTGGAGAGTCGAACCGTCTTGGCCACACGCCCCTCGCCCCTCACTTCACTACCGGTGTCAAAACGTGCAGGGGGAGGCACCTGCCCTAGTTCGGTGTCTTTCAAACTACATATTCATGCGCAGAAAATTTAATATGGTAGAATGAAATTTGTAACAGCAGATatgaaatagatggaaaaaaaatatgagaGGCCTGCACGCAGAAGTAACTATTGTTAAACCTTTGTTTTGCATGTATTTTGTGTACCTGTATACCGGGTTGCCgtataaaatgtgtttcttacaATGGGTCGTGGtttttagaaagattaaaaacaCTCTGCCTCAATGACACAGGTGGTCAGGAGCCAAGCTCGGATGAGCCCCATCACAGGCCAACCTTCCCGTTCCCCAGCCAGGTGGGCCAGGCACTTGCAAAGTCTCCCTGCCAGGCAGTGGGCAGAGATAGTCTCCCAGAACCGACCTCGGGTGCTGAAAGTGGACCACGTGTTTACTGAGTGAGTGTCCAGTTTCCACCTCTGGCTGGGGAGTGGGAGGCAAGTCTGGGGCCCTTTCCCCCAGCATTGCACGTTGTGGAGGAAGGGGGGCGGGTCTCAGGAAGACAGTGCAGATTCCTGATGGCCCCCAGGCACAGTTTTCAGGCCCGAGATCGGTAACACATGGCACTCTTGGGCCCCATCGGGCCCAGACTAACCCGGCCCAACCCCGGCAGTCAGGGATCAGTCGTGGAATCGCTGGTGTCTCTGAGGTTAGAGGGTTCCATTCAGGAAACGTCGGGTGTTGCTCTCATCCTATCTCCCAAACACCCGGAGATGACTGCAGGACTTCTCCTTAAGGCCGGGATCAGCCTCCCCGCAGCTGTGGGTCTGTTTGTGTCCAAGGCCCCCTGGTGCTCGCCGGCTGTCTGAGGACAACAGGTGTCCATgtgcaccgccccccccccccgccccgagaATCCCGCGGTACCTGGGGGGGCCCCGCAGCCTGGCTCAGGGGTGCTTCCACCGCGTGTGCTTCTGCAGGGTGTTCTGCTCCATGAACCGGCGCGGGCAGTGCGGGCACTGGTAAGGGCGCTCCCCGGAGTGGACCCGGCTGTGCTGGGCCAACTCGCCCGCCTCTCGGAAGCGGCGAGGGCAGAGCGGGCAGCCGTGGGGCCGCCCGCCGCCTGCCCGGTGAATGGAGTGGTGGCGCGCCAGATGGCTGGCCCGCTTGAATGCCTTCCCGCAGGTGTCGCACTCGAAGGGCTTCACCTCCGAGTGGGTGATGCTGTGTCGCTGCAGGTAGGACATGTACTCGAAGACCCGGGAGCACACGGGGCAGCTGTAGCATTTTTTCTGGGCCGACGCCCCATCGGGCCCGGACTCCCTCTGCGACTCCTCGTCCACCAGCACGGTGTACGGGACGCCCTGGGTGTCTATGAGCAGGTAGTGGTTGGGCCTGGAAGAAGAGGGCGAGGTCTGGGGACATCCTGTGGAGCAGGAAGGTCCGGGCTCTGGGGACCCGCCTGTCCGAGGGGGAGGGGCCTGCATGGCCTCAGCGGAGGGAAACgccgggggccgggggccgggggccggCAGCACCAGCATCCGGAGGGGTGGCTGAGGCCTGGGGGGTGGGAGACAGGACGAGGAGGTCACGCGGAGGCGGGAAGCTCGGCCCCACGAGCTTCGTCCTTCCCGCTCTGCGTGCCCTGCTCCGGACCGCTCTGCAGCGCTACCCTGACTTCGTGACCCTCTGAGGTTCCCAGGCGCCCCCTCCTCGAGACACCTCTCCGTTCCTTCCCACCGCCGACCGCAGGCGCGGGATGTCTTTGTAGCTGTCTGCCCCCTGTGTGCCCTCCCTCAGCTCACAAGTCGCCCGGAGGCCCCACCCATCAGGCCTCCAGGCCGCTGACCCGGCCGTGGGGGTCAGTGCCCGCTCCGGGCGCCCCCTCGGCCTGTGCCCGAGCCCTCTCGGGTGGGCGGCCGCGTCGCGAGCCCTGTGTCCTCCCCCGCCCCGGGGCCCCTGTGCGTTCCGTCCGGGGCACGCCCACCCGCCCCCACACCCGGCAGCCTGCCCGCGCTCCGCAGGCCTCCGCCCCGGCCTCTCCgcgagccccgccccgccccgcgctcGGGGGCCCgcgcgcccggccccgccccgccccacggCCCGTTTCAGCTCCCGCCCGCCTCCCGGCCCCCGTACCCGGTGCAGCAGCTTCTCGGGTCCGGGTGGATCCTGACCGGCTCCGGGCTCCCCGCGTGGGTGCAGACGGCGGCAGGCCGGAGCGCTCGGGGCGTCCCCCGGGAGCTGGCGGCGCCTAGGAGGGGCGGAGAGGACCGGGGGACGGAGGAGAGGGTCCAGGGCAAagcggtgggggcggggcgcCCGGGCAACCAGGAAACGGCTCCGGCCGGAAACGCGCGCCGGGACGGTGGTTCCCACGTGCTCACGGTCTGGCTTCACCACCCGCGCCCGCCCCAGCGCCGCAAATAAGAGCCCTGAAGCGAAGTGCGGAATGTTTATtaagagagggtgagggtggcGGGTGCGAGGGGAGACGCAGGAGCGAACCAAGCTGCAGACGCAGCCTTTCGTCAACCCTCCCGCGCAGACAGCAGGTGTTCACCACGCGGGAGCGGCACCTGGGGCGCCAGGCGCGGGGAGGGGAGCCAGGGCCGCCCGCCGGCTCAGTGCAGCCGCACGTGCTGCGCCAGCTCCGCGGCGTCCTGGAAGCGGCGCGGGCAGAGCGGGCAGGCGTGCGGCGGCCCGGCACGGGCGCGGTGCGTGGCGCGGTGCCTCGACAGGTGGCTGGAGCGCTTGAAGGCCTTGCCGCAGGCGCCGCACGTGAAGGGCTTGAGGTCCGAGTGCGACACACGGTGGCTCTGCAGCCGCAGGGGGCTGGCGAAGACGCGGGCGCACTCGGGGCAGCTGTAGCCCTTGCGCGGCCCGGGCTCTCCAGGCGGCGCCTCGCGCGGGGTTGGGCCGCGCGGCTCCTCTTCCAGCGGCGCCGTGTACGTGTAGGGGACCCCGTTGGCGTCGATAAGCAGGTGGCGGCCCAGCCGCGGGGGCCGGGGCCCCGCCGCCGAGGACGCAGTGGAGGCAGGGCCCTCCGCCGGGGGGAAAGGGGGCGCCTTGGGGGGCGGCGGGTCCATGGCCTCGGGAGAGGAGGCCCGAGGGTGGGGGGGCCGCGGCGGCAACAGCAGCATCCGGAGCGGCAGCTGGGAGCGGCGGAGGGGAGACAGGTCAACAGAGCCGCTGCCCGGGGACAGTGTCCCCGCCGTCTCAGCGCTCGCGGCCCTCTGTCCCACTGACCTCCTCCCTGACGGGAAAGGGGGCTGCCTCCAGGCCGAGTCGCTCGGCCGCACCAGGCAGCCTCGACGGCTTCTCCGGCTAAGCTCAGCAGCTCAGAGACCCCACCTGCCTTTCCTCGCgagtcctcctctcctcccccaggggaccCGAGGGCATCACCcggcctcttccctcctcctcctcctcctcgccttCCTCCTGCTTCCCGCCTCCCTCACTCCTCGACAGCCAATCAAATCCCAAGCCTATTTTGTCCTTTACATCTTCATGGCTTCTTCCGAGGCTCGCCAGGAGTCTTGCCTCCAGAATTTGTCTAACGTGTCGCTTCCTCGGCCACAACTTAGGATgcatcctctccccacccctcaccccaccccgaGGACCACCGCAGAGGCCTCTCTTTGGCCTCCAGACCTCCTAGACCTCCATGCCCACTAGTTCCCTGGAAGGCCTCCCAAACCTGGATACGTCTATGGCTGCTCTTAATTTCCTCCCAAGGTACGTCCCCAGAGTCCCACTAATCCAGTTCCCACTTTTCCACCCGGAGCTCCTCTAAGTTGTTCCTCCACTTGGCACCTTAAGGATTCAACATACTCCTCCAtcacc is from Bos indicus isolate NIAB-ARS_2022 breed Sahiwal x Tharparkar chromosome 18, NIAB-ARS_B.indTharparkar_mat_pri_1.0, whole genome shotgun sequence and encodes:
- the CCDC106 gene encoding coiled-coil domain-containing protein 106; the protein is MNSRRRPVKKDSEALEISIPFDETPHLDPQIFYSLSPSRGNFEEPSEAASPTAALMNGVRAQLHLALERNSWLQKRIEDLEEERDFLRCQLDKFISSARLDADDHCRGKPGPRRAEGDGRGGTGGEASDPESAASSLSGASEEGSTVERKRQKQKGGPGRRRFGKPKARERQRVKDADGVLCRYKKILGTFQKLKSMSRAFEHHRVDRNTVALTTPIAELLIVAPEKLAEVGEFDPSKERLLEYSRRCFLALDEETLKKVQALKKSKLLLPITYRFKR
- the ZNF581 gene encoding zinc finger protein 581, with the translated sequence MLVLPAPGPRPPAFPSAEAMQAPPPRTGGSPEPGPSCSTGCPQTSPSSSRPNHYLLIDTQGVPYTVLVDEESQRESGPDGASAQKKCYSCPVCSRVFEYMSYLQRHSITHSEVKPFECDTCGKAFKRASHLARHHSIHRAGGGRPHGCPLCPRRFREAGELAQHSRVHSGERPYQCPHCPRRFMEQNTLQKHTRWKHP
- the ZNF580 gene encoding zinc finger protein 580, which translates into the protein MAGARGRPGRPRSGGTSGRRSPAHLRLPSDLGSRPRAAPGAGGCCGSRALAPLPAPDPQKLKSGGTFAAARASGRRRFPGTPPPLAPPRPPRLRSRRRRPGAPRSFGPAAAGPREGKPGPHGTSARCSGPERPLHRLPLRMLLLPPRPPHPRASSPEAMDPPPPKAPPFPPAEGPASTASSAAGPRPPRLGRHLLIDANGVPYTYTAPLEEEPRGPTPREAPPGEPGPRKGYSCPECARVFASPLRLQSHRVSHSDLKPFTCGACGKAFKRSSHLSRHRATHRARAGPPHACPLCPRRFQDAAELAQHVRLH